ATGTCTAAGATGGCTATAAGTGATACTCCTACGATCGTTGTTGATGCGAAGTAAGTTCTCCTTGCAAGGTACACTCATATTTCTTGTACCTACTGTACTTTTTTCAGGCATGAGGCAGAGAAAAGTTTATATGAAGAAAGTACATCTTATATAACGTCTAAGATGGCTATAAGTGATACTCCTACGATCGTCGTTGATGCGAAGTAAGTTCTCCTTGCAAGGTACACTCATATTTCTTGTACCAACTGTACTTTTTTCAGGCATGAGGCAGAGAAAAGTTTATATGAAGAAAGTACATCTTATATAACGTCTAAGATGGCTATAAGTGATACTCCTACGATCGTCGTTGATGCGAAGTAAGTTCTCCTTGCAAGGTACACTCATATTTCTTGTACCAACTGTACTTTTTTCAGGCATGAGGCAGAGAAAAGTTTATATGAAGAAGTACATCTTATATAACGTCTAAGATGGCTATAAGTGATACTCCTACGATCGTTGTTGATGCGAAGTAAGTTCTCCTTGCAAGGTACACTCATATTTCTTGTACCTACTGTACTTTTTTCAGGCATGAGGCAGAGAAAAGTTTATATGAAGATTCTATATCTGATATAACGTCTAAGATGGCTATAATTGATACTTCTACGATCGTTGTTGATGCGAAGTAAGTTCTCCTTGCAGGGTACACTCATATTTCTTGTACCTACTGTACTTTTTTCAGGCATGAGGCAGAGAAAAGTTTATATGAAGAAAGTACATCTTATATAACGTCTAAGATGGCTATAAGTGATACTCCTACGATCGTTGTTGATGCGAAGTAAGTTCTCCTTGCAAGGTACACTCATATTTCTTGTACCTACTGTACTTTTTTCAGGCATGAGGCAGAGAAAAGTTTATATGAAGAAAGTACATCTTATATAACGTCTAAGATGGCTATAAGTGATACTCCTACGATCGTTGTTGACGCGAAGTAAGTTCTCCTTGCAAGACACACTCATATTTCTTGTACCTACTGTACTTTTTTCAGACATGAGGCTGAGAAAAGTTTATCTGAAGATTCTATATCTGATATAACGTCTAAGATGGCTATAATTGATACTTCTACGATCGTTGTTGATGCGAAGTAAGTTCTCCTTGCAGGGTATACTCATTTTTCTTGTACCTACTGTACTTTTTCCAGAGATGAGGCTGAGAAAAGTTTATCTGAAGATTCTATTTCTGATATAATGTCTAAGATGGCTATAAGTGATACTCCTACGATCGTTGTTGACGCGAAGTAAGTTCTCCTTGCAGGGTACACTCATTTTTCTTGTACCTACTGTACTTTTTCCAGAGATGAGGCTGAAAAAAATGTATCTGAAGATTCTATTTCTGATGTAACGTCTAAGATGGCTATAAGTGATACTCCTACGATCGTCGTTGATGCGAAGTAAGTTCTCCTTGCAAGGTACACTCATATTTCTTGTACCTACTGTACTTTTTTCAGGCATGAGGCAGAGAAAAGTTTATATGAAGAAAGTACATCTTATATAACGTCTAAGATGGCTATAAGTGATACTCCTACGATCGTTGTTGACGCGAAGTAAGTTCTCCTTGCAAGACACACTCATATTTTTTGTACCTACTGTACTTTTTTCAGACATGAGGCTGAGAAAAGTTTATCTGAAGATTCTATTTCTGATGTAACGTCTAAGATGGCTATAAGTGATACTCCTACGATCGTCGTTGATGCGAAGTAAGTTCTCCTTGCAAGGTACACTCATTTTTCTTGTACCTACTGTACTATTTTCAGGGATGAGGCTGAGAAAAGTGGGTCTCAGGAGGTCATATCTGATACAACGACCCAGACGGACCAGATAAGTGACTCTTCTAAGATCGTTGTGGATGTGGAGTAAGTTCTACAAGGTACGATCATATTCGGGTGTGACCCATGGACCTCTTTTCAGGAATGAGGCCGAGAAAAGTGTGTCTCACGTGTGCAAAACGTATTTGACGACCCAGATGGCTGTCGATGACTCCCTAGAGATCGACTGCAGTAGGAAGTGAGTTCTCCAATGTACTTTACTTTCGCTTTCCTTAGTCTAATTTCTCCAGTGCCGAGGCGGAGGACAGCGTAGATCAGTGGCCACAGAAAGACACATCTGTTGCGGTTACATTCGTGGAGCCCAAGACTGTTGACACAGATGATAAGGGACCTGAAGCTGAAGAGCAAGTGCCCAATATTGAGGAGCCTGTCGATACGTGGGGCCTGCTCACGGGTCTACAAAACCATAAGACTGTCGCCAGTGAGTCGGATAAGGTCAAAAAGCAAGTGGGGTCGAACTCTTATCGCTCCGGACAGCTTCCCGTGTTTATGTGGGACTCCAGCTCGGAGGAGGACGAATCCGTAAAGCCTCACGTGGATATTAATTACGAAAATATCTTTGAGGACGTGAGCAAGCTGAGCGCGGTGGAAAAGCATCTGCAGCTGCTGTACAGACCCTTCAGCTGTGTGATCGAGATGATCTGCCGGTTCAACATCTTCGAGCTGTGCATCCTGATCTCTGACTCCAGCTACGATCCGGGCTGCCATCCCTCGGTCTCGGTCCGCACCGTCAATCCCACTGGCCTGGTCAAGATCTATGCGGGCGGCAAGATGGTGTCCACCGCCTTGACCGCCGAGTCGGCTCTGACCTGTCTGTTCAAGGTGGTGCGGATGGTGGAGGAGTTGGACTTCAAGATGGACGTGAATAACCTCAGTCAGAACATCGTCCACGCCTCCTTCTGCATGCCCTTCAGCCTGGACCTGGACCGTCTTTACGAGCAGCATACCACGAAGGTGACCCGCAACTGTCGCGCTCGGCCCTTCATCACCTACAGCACCGAGGGGGAGGACATAGTCTTTGCTGTCTTTCCCAGCGGCTTCGTCCTGGTCCTGCACTCGACCAAGCACTCGAAAACCCGGGCCGCCATCGCCGCCCTCCTGCCGATCCTGGCCCAGTACAAGGACGGATCCACGAAGCAGTCCGAGAAGCAGGGACGCGTCTGCGGCGACGTTTCCTTCAAGCTGTTGTGGGAGCACAGGCTCGAGCAGGACAAGGATAGCCAGCTCCTCTACTCCTAGAATACCCCCCGCCCCCCAACCGCTCTCCTGCTCCCCGATCATAGGTTGGGATctcgtttgttttgtttaatttcatttttgtGCTCTGAAATACCGTGAACATTTGTCATAAACCAAAGTTCCGCACGTGCACTGTTTACACTTTCGAGTTGTGAAACTTGTTTAAATACGTGATTTATTTACCAGCCAGCTGCTCCAGCTACATCCAGCTACAGCTGCTCTACCGACCACCGAGCAGCACTATAGGATAGGGCTAGGCCTGGTCCAGGCCCGGAGTCGCCTCAGACATCACCCGGCCAAAGTTGCGCCCAAACACACAGAACAACAAACAAATTGCTGGAGAAGTTACCACTGGTTTCTGGGCGGCAACTGGGAGCTGCAACAGGCGCATACATAAATAACGAAACATTTTCGCATTCTTGCCGCAACTTTCCAGGCAGGATGTCACATTATGCGGAACAAGTTGCTGGAGGGAAGACCTCGAATACATTTCCGACGTGCTGAGAGCACCTACCCGAATGGCTCTGAACTTTCCGCATAAAACTGTGACAGGAAGTCCCATTTTTTGTATTCACAAATCTGCTATGCGTAATTACTGGAGTTACATTTTTCAATATTATGGTTTCCGCTCATACGAATGAGTCTTCCCTGAGATCCACTTTCAAGCGATCTAGAGCTAGAACTAAATGGTGTTTTAGGCGCTGCAAACATTTGGGAAAGACCGAAGGCTCTTCCTTTGGCAGCAGTTCAGGAAAACCGATGATCCTACTGCCCTAAAAGCTCCTAAACTATATGAATGGGATAAAAAGAGTGGATTTTTGACTCTATAAAAAGACCATCACTATATATTTCTTCATTAAGTCCACGAGTGAGTGCACAATTTCGCTCAGAAGTTGCCGAAAGTTGCCCCCAGCAAAGAACTACTCGTATAAAGTGCCTTTGGATATCACCGATACACAGTACAAATGAACCAAAAAATCCGACGGCTCTATCTCTTTCAAGTTGAGGTTTTAAACTTGGTTGCCCACGGGCACTTATTGGCCAAAAATGAGCTGGGAAAAAGCCACCAGAAGGGGGGAAAAACTACAGATATGATGCAGAAATCGATGGCGATGAGCTGATGTTGTGGCAATCCGGGGAATCCGATTAAAAAGTTGCACCATCAAAGTTTAAGAAAGGAGATGAAAACAGGGACGGAGGGAGGGGAGATACGTTCCATGAATTATGCATTTTTGCCCAAGGACTTTTTGCTTCAAAGCTACAAATTATCCAGCTTGCCGGCCAACGAAAAGGGTTGCGGCTGCCTTTGAAGATTAGGCAACTCTGGCCGTGGGGCACTGGCATTCTGACTGTTTTCGCATTTATAAGTGAACACCGACTGCATAAACGTGAGGGACAGCCTGAATTCGAAGTGCTCCCCACAAAGATTCTGGGGGAAAAACCAGACCACTTTCTGGAGGGAGAAAAGGAAAATCTCCCATAAAGATTTTAAAACAGTGGCAACTGTCTTCTGGCGGTTAACCTCGCCCACAAAGGTGTCGCAAATGGACTTTTGCAATTTTAATAATTGCTCAGAGTGGCAAACTGGTTCGTTAACCATCAACGGGCTGGCTGGCCCACAGCCGGAAAGACTTTTTGCATATTTAACAAGCCGgaatttaaatgaaaattaatCCCACTCCaggagctgcagctgcaaTCCTCAGTACCGTGCCGCAAATGTGTTTGCTTTGAAAAACGAAAGACCAAACAAATTATTCCGTGTGCATATGGGATTGCCCGTTTGCTCCTCTGTTCTGCAGTAAAGGTTTTAATCAGCCCTCACAAGACGGCCCAAAAAGGATCTAAATAAATCAAACGGTTTTGTTGGGACTTGAAGCCAACTAATTCTGGTTTTTTGTCCCATATGTTAACTCCATCACCGAAAGGCCAAGAATGGGGATATATTAGTTTTGTgtagatgtgtgtaacatcAAAAAATGTTTGTATTGTGTAATCGATAAGCATCTATAGACGATTCCACAGAGATATGTCTCTCTGAACATCTGTCCACCCTTGCCTTGGTGAGTGCCTTtatctcagagactatcaACGCTAGAGCGACCGAATTTTGCATCCAGTCTCCTGAGATATCACACTGAAACAAGTTTTTTCTCAAAATCTTGCCACTACCTCCATAGGGCCTCCACACAGGATGAAAATCGGTGGCATCCACATGAAAAATCGGAGAAAACTGGCGGAGGGAAGCGCTTGGTATTGGTGTGGGAAGAGAGAGACAGTAGCGGAGAAATGGAAATAGATTAACGGAGTGCAAGATCTAACTATCGGTCCTGGTGCCTTTCTTTCTCTCTATGGGAAAAGCGCATCTCTCATGACAAGTGCGGTCTGCGTTGGCTGTCCTACCAATTAAACACCTTCCCCACAGGGGAACCCAACGAAAACGATACCaaaagacagacagagagatatattaaatatattaaaagaGTTCCATAAATCATAAGATTACATATAAACGGACAGAGCATCGGGTATACAAGTAGAGCTCTCGTTTTTGATGAACCAAAGATCTAGAAAACTGTGGGAAAAATACACAGCTTGCCCGAATCCCAGATGTGATTACAGGTGTCCATACCACAGACAATTTGTTAACctgcaaaaacaacaaaagcaaacatCGAAAGAGATTTTCGCAATTATACGGACTTTTTCCCTGTTCCATTCTGTGGAAAATTGGCAATTAGGCCTTGCTCGTCTCTAGCAAGAGAATGGCTAGAATGCAGGCAATGATTATTGGAAATTTTCTTCGGCACATGCCGGGCAGAACAAGTCCTCGTCCTCTGTCAATAGTCGTATCCTTGGGATTGGGGGCGAATACATAAATCTAAAATTCAAAGCGCCAATAAATTTTCATTTTGATAAACCCCCGTAAGCCTTTTCATGGCCAAAAACAAACTTCTGTGATTTATGAAGTTCTCGGCCACTTCCCTGCTCCTTGGGCAATAAAACACGCAGACTCGTCAGAGCCATCTATGAACACGATACGAAACTTTTGCCCCATGTCCCATGTCCCATTTCCCATCCCGTGCTCATAAGTATTCACATTTTAAAGACTCCATGCGCGCAAATAAAAAAGATACATATAATATTCACTAATGTTTATGGGGCGAAAGAGTGCTCTTTGCTGGCCATAAAAACGGAAAGTTCTCAAGTGTCAAAACAAATTACTTTTTAGTGTTCCTAAAAGCAAAGTGGGCTACCATAAAAGTTATTACAATAAAAACTGTTCATCTGTTAATACAATTTCCATGGAAAATCATCGATTTCAATTACAATATCGTTTGAGAGTCGAGTCGCCGGCCATGGGGCCACAGCTTGCGCTGATGTAAATCCATAAACAGAACAGAGACATGCTCGTCCCCTCTCAGATATTGCTGTATTGCTTTTCGCATGTGGTGGAGCACCAGGGGGGCGGCACGGGGCACATGTCATCAGGCCTGACATCTGCGTCAGCTGGCGATCAAAGTCAAATTAAATTGAAACAATTTTGTGACATCACGTCGGCCCCGGGCCCCCGGCCCCCTCTTCTAGTACTCATTTTCCTCTAAACAAAAAGACTTTTCTGCTTATGCCAATTATGGCAAGAACTCGGAAACGTGACCAATATGTGGGAATAATTTTCGGCGGCATTATTTTAGGGCTTAGAGAAGTCTCCCTGGCAACTGGCCAAAATTTAATGGCGCCACTAATGCCAAAGGGGAGCACCATAATATGCATgtgaaaaaggaaacaagcTTTTACCATAATGCGGTTTTGTGCGGATAATATAATGGTAAATTGCGTTTCAACCTGGATTTTCCACAGGAAAAACCAGCGAATGCTGGGCTAATCCATGGATTAGCTCGAAATGTATTCACAGACGCATTTATCTAATTTGCATTTACATTAATCGATTGACTTGGTGTTCCATTCATTTATTAATGTGTTAATTACTTTCATTAGTGGTCTGGCCACCACTGCGTATGCGCGATATCAAGCGCGGCATCAGTTGTTCGGCGAAGGCCGCATGGAAGCTTCGACCTGCGACGGAGGACATTACAAATATTACAAAACTATTTTTGAAAGGAATTTCCCAATGATTTCTACAAAGATTTGGCTGTTTTCTCCCACAGTTTAAAAAATGTTTCCGCTGGATAAAGAGATTCCGTATGTCCACCTCTACTACATTGGCAGGTACTACCTTCAGGTAGCTCCACGGGATTGTCGCGTTGCCGATGTCCCTCGTGGTCACCTTACGACTGCTGTTCTTGACGCACAGCTCAGCCCACAGTTCTCTCTGTATTTCAATAGGTACTTAATCCAGAACTTCAGCTGAGTCGCCTAGTCCTTAGAAGCTTTGGCGATGAACATTTTTGCTCCAAAGATTCCATAGTGTGGCTTTCGGTGCAGTCCAACACATCTGGGCGAGGTAGATGTCCCACAACAAGCGCCTTTTTATGATATTTCAGATACCCCACGCTCCATGGTTTGATCTCTTCTATGGCTCCTACTTTCTCTATTGGCTGCTTCTGCGTCTGGACAGATGTGCACTGTCTTTGTTATATATTCACAAATGAAAGTTATACACTTACAGGTGTCTGGTGCATGGCTTAGGGTATCCTCAGCGCTCTTTACTGGTGTATTACGGGCGGCTCTTGGACAAGTTGGGAGCCTGCTTCTTCGATTTACCACTCCTTGACCTAGCCAGCGATCGATTCAATCGATTTAAGCTCGAATCTTATGGGAAGATCTACCCCATCATTTGCTACTCCGTAAATTTTCCAGGCCTTTGAGCAGTAAGGCTAGTTGATATAAAAGTGAATAAATATCCAGAATTACTGGGAACTGCATGCAGAAACACTCACCCTTCCTATTGGCAACTTTCTCTGGTGTAAAAGCTCGATATGCGACCGGGTGCTGGTGATGGATGTCTTCATCAAAGCCACGACCTATCTGCCGTATTTGATCAGAGGGGACTCCAGCTTTAGTGAGTTTTAGCTGAGTCACTTAATAATTATAAATGGAACGTAGAACCCACTCCGACATGACAGTTACAATCGTTCCACTGATGAATAGTTGCCTCGAGTGCATCGAGTGTCGTTCACAACAATCACTTCCAGTTCTGACTACAGTATGAACTCATTCGAGTGTCTCACGCGACGTTGTCTGGCCGGAGTGTTCTGGCTAATGGGGCTAGTGCCGCTGCCCCCCAGCTCCCAGCCCTGCTCCCTGCTGCTGTCCTTGGCGATTCGCTGCTGTTGGATTGTGTACCTCGTATACCTGCTGGCAGTCGGCATCGGCTTCTGGTCGGTGGCCACGGAGAGTGTGGGCAATGTCGTGGGCACAATGCTCTTCATGGGCAGCACCGTTTTGggtctgctgctcctcctggagAGCGTGCTGAAGCAGAAGACCCACGGACAGCTGGAGGACCTGCGCTTCCAGTCgcagctccagctgcagcGCCTCGGGAGGTTCGGACGAGGACGCCAAGCCGCGTACCTGCTGCCTCTGATTGGGACCCAGTTCGTCTGCGATCTGGTGAGAGTCCTGATCAGCGCCGAAGTCGGGACAATGATATCCCCAGTGTTCTTGATCTCCCTGCCGCTCATGTGGCTGCTGCGCCTCCGCTACGTGCAGCTGGTGCAGCACGTGATGGATCTCAACCATCGCTCGCTCCAGCTGCGCCGCTCCCTGCTCGCCCTGGCCACGGGCAACGACCTCTGGCAGCCGTACGGCGTCCAGGAGTGGGCCCAGCTGCAGACCCTCCGGAAGACCTACCAACGCATCTTCGAGTGCTACGAGGTGCTTAGCGACTGCTACGGCTGGGGCATGCTGGGGCTGCACCTGGCGACCAGCTTCGAGTTTGTGACCAACGCCTATTGGATGCTCACGGGACTGTACGAGGAGCAGAACCTCTTGATCCTCACCTTCAACGGAGCCACCGCCGTGGACTTTGGCACGCCCATAGCCACTCTCTCGTGGTACGGCGATGCGGGGGCCGAAAATGTAAGTACACAGCTTGTAGTCTCTACCAATTAACACTGACAATGATGGATCTGATTTGTACGCCACTTGAGTGCCTAGCGAAGGGCTTGACTCGTGTCAGTAGTCATGTTTCCCTTGAGCAGAAAGCAAGCTTTCGCGCGAGTGGTCCTCAGGTTTCTCCACCTGGCGCTCTCCGCACTGGGCCTCAGATCCAGGCGACACAGTCGGCCTGTCCAGTGGCTTCagttctgctgctggctgtgctGGTACACAGCGATTTGGGCCCTGACTCTGCACAGAGCCACCCGGACCGAGGACTGCGATCTGGACTGTGTCCTGCGCTATGTCCTGCTCGTGTGTGAGACCGGGTCGCATGCCATTATCGTGACGAACAGCTTCCTGCAGCAGGACGACTCTGACTCGCTCGAGTGCTGTGATCCTGTGGTGGGTGTCACTGTAGTGGGCCTCCTGGTGCCCATCGTTGGAGCTCAGTACTTGGTGTGCTCCAATCTGGACAAGTTCTCGGCGAGAGTGATCTCGTATTACTGGAAGACACTGCCCAGCTTCCTGGGCCTGCAGTTCCAGATCATAGCATTCATCGCACAGGTCATGTATGTGAATCTGCGCGTCCGCCTGGCCCGTCGCCAGTTGCAGGCTCTGGCCCGGGAGCTGGCTTGTAGCTGGCCCCAGAGCAAGCTGCAGGCCATGTATCTGGACCATCAGACGGCTCGGTTAGTTGACCTGAAGCGGCGCTACAACGAGCTCTACCATTTGTACTCCCGCATCAACGAGAGATTTGGCTGCAGTCTGCTGATCATCTTCATTGTTTTCTTCGCGGGGTTCGTGTGCAACGCCTACTGGCTGTTCATCGATCTGCGGACCACGCCCTCTGGGCTGTATCCCATCTTGCAGAACTTGGGCTTCATCGTCAATGTGGCCCTTCAGATGTCGGCCGCCTGCTGGCACTGCCAGCAGAGCTACAACCTTGTGAGGCTCTATCCTCCCGACTTCTCCGTCTACTTACTTTCCTAACACCATCGTTTCAGGGTCGCGAGATCGGTTGTCTCATCTCCAAGCTGGTGAAGCCGCTGGGCAGCAGGCGCTACAACCATCTGGTCAGTGAGTTCTCCCTGCAGACGCTGCACCAGCGCTTTGTGGTCACCGCCAAGGACTTCTTCAGCCTCAATCTGCATCTGCTGAGTAGTGTAAGCGAATGGCCGCCATCGAGTGGGGGAGTGATGAGGCTTCAATCAATCCATTTCAGATGTTTGCAGCCGTCGTCACTTACTTGGTCATTCTCATACAGTTTATGTTTGCGGAGAGGAGTGCCAATGCGTATCCGGGATAGTGGATAGCAGAGGAGCGATGCTGGATTCCGCGAACAATCGTTTGGTAATTGTGGGATGGCAAACcgcaaataaataattaaatgcATAGAAACCATTAAAAACTTAGATGCAGATGCTTATAAGATTAgaaaaatacatttttgagCTCCCGCTGAATGCctataatatataaatatatatcttATGATTAAGCCAATTAATACAATATATTCCTGCACTCCGTCTATCCCATTTCCTCTCTGTATAAAAATTAAACATTAGGCGAAGTTTCTAATCAATTTTAAGAACTATTTGCATACATCCCACAAGAATTGAAAGCTTAAACAAACAATCCTCGAGCGAGCAGTGTTGAAAAACACTAAGAGACACCAAAAGTGCCGGAATAAGCAAAAATGAAACGCTATCATAAGTTCCTAATCAATTATAAAAGTTATTTGCACACATCCCTCATGGCAGGGCATCCCATCCCACACGTCACTGAAATCAGACAAACTTAAACAATCCATCCCAGAGCAGTGTTGGGAAGCGGCAGGAACATCGCGATGCCGACTAGCTTTGTCATAGTTGCCTCTGTGGCCCTAATTATTTATGCCGCCCACGCCGCAGTCCCCTCTCCCCAGTCCGGGTCGGAGCCGGAGTCGGGGccgggtgtgggtgtgggtatGGCCTGGGCGAAAAGTTAGATTGCGCAAAGTTTTATCTTCGCTTTCTTAAGCGCATTTTACAAGGAGGAGGCGGGCAGAACTACTTCACGCATATTAAACTGACATTTCACAAGCAGAAAACTTTTTCTAATATGCAAATTCATGCCGAATACCATGGAAGGGATAAAGCTGAGGCAGAggcacaggcagaggcaggagCACATCCTTGAATTAACACGTGCGAGTTCGCATTAATTTGTGTAAACTGGTGTTGGAACtgttcgggttcgggttcgggttaGGTTTTTCGCATGTGTTCGAGCGGCCCCCACCCGAAGAGCAGTTTTTGTCGTTAGCTATGCAAATGCCGAGGCATGTAAATATTATTTACCACACTGGCAGATGCTCAAGATGCTCGAGATGTAACTGTGCCGGCACTTGTGGCCCAAAATTAACATAGAACAACTGAAACAGTCgcctataaatatttatgaggCTCCTCGATTAGCACTCGTTTTAGCCAGCCAGCGACTACTTCTAGGTAATCGTTGGAAGGGGGTTTCATAAGCCTGGCCTGTACCCCTGGAACCCCTCGGTTCTACGAATCGattattatatttaaaaaGATGAGAATCGCTTAGGCTGATAATATTTTTAATACCTCTAATATTCTATTTATTGCAGGACCATCCCCAAGCCTCGGAATAACTGCCATGGAGTCCACTGGAAATGTTACCCATACAGTAAGACGATTTCTAATTTATTTACTATATTTATGATCAGCCTGCGGAATCCTCAAGATGTTAGAAAGCAGGCTGATTAATCCCTTACCACGATCTTCAACCCGTGATCCATCACCCAGAAGCGTGTCAATCCCTCTGCTTGTACGTTGAAACCTTTTCCAGCCAAAAATAAAGTAAAATGTAGCAACCTTTCAAGTAATTTTTAATGGGTCTTCAGTGGATAAAATCCCAAAATCAAAATCACTTTTGATCGATGGCAAGTTTTCCAATCGAAAGCAAGTCTTGTCCACTTTTCATCGCTTTTAAAGGCTTGGGCGGTGGCAAATTTCTGCACAGCAATAAGAGGTGTGCTAAGAGCGGTCTAATTGGTTTTTAGTGAATTATTAGCCAATCCAACTTTTCGACTAATATAAACTTGCATGCATGAATATTTTATCCACTTTACAAAGTGTTCAACTTTTTTGATGAATTTTCAATTCGAAGGCTTTGTCTTCACTCACAGCCACCGGCTGGGAATCATTTTTGGGGCCgaaagtttttaaatattcatAAAATTTGAACAGACGAACAGAACTTTGAAATGAAATTAGTCAAATGCACAAAAAGTTCATTTACACTCCATATACTCGTGCGACTCGCCCGGAAGCCCGTACTTACACAGTCCATTGTGCCCGG
The sequence above is a segment of the Drosophila miranda strain MSH22 chromosome 4, D.miranda_PacBio2.1, whole genome shotgun sequence genome. Coding sequences within it:
- the LOC108164200 gene encoding serine-rich adhesin for platelets isoform X22, encoding MAISDTPTIVVDAKHEAEKSLYEESTSYITSKMAISDTPTIVVDAKDEAEKSLSEDSISDIMSKMAISDTPTIVVDAKHEAEKSLSEDSISDITSKMAIIDTSTIVVDAKHEAEKSLSEDSISDIMSKMAISDTPTIVVDAKHEAEKSLYEESTSYITSKMAISDTPTIVVDAKHEAEKSLYEESTSYITSKMAISDTPTIVVDAKHEAEKSLYEDSISDITSKMAIIDTSTIVVDAKHEAEKSLYEESTSYITSKMAISDTPTIVVDAKHEAEKSLYEESTSYITSKMAISDTPTIVVDAKHEAEKSLSEDSISDITSKMAIIDTSTIVVDAKDEAEKSLSEDSISDIMSKMAISDTPTIVVDAKDEAEKNVSEDSISDVTSKMAISDTPTIVVDAKHEAEKSLYEESTSYITSKMAISDTPTIVVDAKHEAEKSLSEDSISDVTSKMAISDTPTIVVDAKDEAEKSGSQEVISDTTTQTDQISDSSKIVVDVENEAEKSVSHVCKTYLTTQMAVDDSLEIDCSRNAEAEDSVDQWPQKDTSVAVTFVEPKTVDTDDKGPEAEEQVPNIEEPVDTWGLLTGLQNHKTVASESDKVKKQVGSNSYRSGQLPVFMWDSSSEEDESVKPHVDINYENIFEDVSKLSAVEKHLQLLYRPFSCVIEMICRFNIFELCILISDSSYDPGCHPSVSVRTVNPTGLVKIYAGGKMVSTALTAESALTCLFKVVRMVEELDFKMDVNNLSQNIVHASFCMPFSLDLDRLYEQHTTKVTRNCRARPFITYSTEGEDIVFAVFPSGFVLVLHSTKHSKTRAAIAALLPILAQYKDGSTKQSEKQGRVCGDVSFKLLWEHRLEQDKDSQLLYS
- the LOC108164200 gene encoding serine-rich adhesin for platelets isoform X8, yielding MDKSNTQKTVAIDSRSEAEKSLSEDSISDMMSQTAISDNPKIIVDAKDEAEKSLSEDSISDIMSEMAISDTPTIGVDANFFRDEAEKSLSEDSLSDMLSKMAIGDTHEKDEADMTIHMDIRDTSTIVVDAKHEAEKSLYEESTSYITSKMAISDTPTIVVDAKHEAEKSLYEESTSYITSKMAISDTPTIVVDAKHEAEKSLSEDSISDITSKMAIIDTSTIVVDTKDEAEKSLSEDSISDIMSKMAISDTPTIVVDAKHEAEKSLSEDSISDITSKMAISDTPTIVVDAKDEAEKSLSEDSISDITSKMAISDTPTIVVDAKHEAEKSLSEDSISDITSKMAIIDTSTIVVDTKDEAEKSLSEDSISDIMSKMAISDTPTIVVDAKHEAEKSLSEDSISDITSKMAIIDTSTIVVDAKHEAEKSLSEDSISDIMSKMAISDTPTIVVDAKHEAEKSLYEESTSYITSKMAISDTPTIVVDAKHEAEKSLYEESTSYITSKMAISDTPTIVVDAKHEAEKSLYEDSISDITSKMAIIDTSTIVVDAKHEAEKSLYEESTSYITSKMAISDTPTIVVDAKHEAEKSLYEESTSYITSKMAISDTPTIVVDAKDEAEKSLSEDSISDIMSKMAISDTPTIVVDAKDEAEKNVSEDSISDVTSKMAISDTPTIVVDAKHEAEKSLYEESTSYITSKMAISDTPTIVVDAKHEAEKSLSEDSISDVTSKMAISDTPTIVVDAKDEAEKSGSQEVISDTTTQTDQISDSSKIVVDVENEAEKSVSHVCKTYLTTQMAVDDSLEIDCSRNAEAEDSVDQWPQKDTSVAVTFVEPKTVDTDDKGPEAEEQVPNIEEPVDTWGLLTGLQNHKTVASESDKVKKQVGSNSYRSGQLPVFMWDSSSEEDESVKPHVDINYENIFEDVSKLSAVEKHLQLLYRPFSCVIEMICRFNIFELCILISDSSYDPGCHPSVSVRTVNPTGLVKIYAGGKMVSTALTAESALTCLFKVVRMVEELDFKMDVNNLSQNIVHASFCMPFSLDLDRLYEQHTTKVTRNCRARPFITYSTEGEDIVFAVFPSGFVLVLHSTKHSKTRAAIAALLPILAQYKDGSTKQSEKQGRVCGDVSFKLLWEHRLEQDKDSQLLYS
- the LOC108164200 gene encoding serine-rich adhesin for platelets isoform X19; the protein is MDKSNTQKTVAIDSRSEAEKSLSEDSISDMMSQTAISDNPKIIVDAKDEAEKSLSEDSISDIMSEMAISDTPTIGVDANFFRDEAEKSLSEDSLSDMLSKMAIGDTHEKDEADMTIHMDIRDTSTIVVDAKHEAEKSLYEESTSYITSKMAISDTPTIVVDAKHEAEKSLYEESTSYITSKMAISDTPTIVVDAKHEAEKSLSEDSISDITSKMAIIDTSTIVVDTKDEAEKSLSEDSISDIMSKMAISDTPTIVVDAKHEAEKSLSEDSISDITSKMAISDTPTIVVDAKDEAEKSLSEDSISDITSKMAISDTPTIVVDAKHEAEKSLSEDSISDITSKMAIIDTSTIVVDTKDEAEKSLSEDSISDIMSKMAISDTPTIVVDAKHEAEKSLSEDSISDITSKMAIIDTSTIVVDAKHEAEKSLSEDSISDIMSKMAISDTPTIVVDAKHEAEKSLYEESTSYITSKMAISDTPTIVVDAKHEAEKSLSEDSISDITSKMAIIDTSTIVVDAKDEAEKSLSEDSISDIMSKMAISDTPTIVVDAKDEAEKNVSEDSISDVTSKMAISDTPTIVVDAKHEAEKSLYEESTSYITSKMAISDTPTIVVDAKHEAEKSLSEDSISDVTSKMAISDTPTIVVDAKDEAEKSGSQEVISDTTTQTDQISDSSKIVVDVENEAEKSVSHVCKTYLTTQMAVDDSLEIDCSRNAEAEDSVDQWPQKDTSVAVTFVEPKTVDTDDKGPEAEEQVPNIEEPVDTWGLLTGLQNHKTVASESDKVKKQVGSNSYRSGQLPVFMWDSSSEEDESVKPHVDINYENIFEDVSKLSAVEKHLQLLYRPFSCVIEMICRFNIFELCILISDSSYDPGCHPSVSVRTVNPTGLVKIYAGGKMVSTALTAESALTCLFKVVRMVEELDFKMDVNNLSQNIVHASFCMPFSLDLDRLYEQHTTKVTRNCRARPFITYSTEGEDIVFAVFPSGFVLVLHSTKHSKTRAAIAALLPILAQYKDGSTKQSEKQGRVCGDVSFKLLWEHRLEQDKDSQLLYS